From Candidatus Tanganyikabacteria bacterium, the proteins below share one genomic window:
- a CDS encoding AlpA family phage regulatory protein, with amino-acid sequence MPTTAPQTSRVIRWPEVRELTGLSRTSVWRAERAGDFPARIRLTPGSCGWLETEVLAWVASRRRGMA; translated from the coding sequence ATGCCTACGACGGCGCCACAAACCAGCCGCGTGATCCGCTGGCCGGAGGTCCGGGAACTCACAGGCCTGAGCCGAACCTCGGTGTGGCGTGCCGAGAGAGCGGGTGATTTCCCAGCGCGGATCCGCCTCACGCCAGGGTCCTGCGGCTGGTTGGAGACCGAGGTGCTGGCCTGGGTGGCTTCTCGCCGCCGCGGAATGGCCTAG